CATCCCCCATGGTAATGCCATATTGTGTTCACTGTCCGCCTGCAAAACTCCCCCATCTCCTCATCACTGGATTGATTTGCAGGCAAACTCGCACCCACAAACCTAAACTCTGCACGAGGGTATCTCCAGAACCTAAAGCCACTCATAGCCCGGCTTCTTAATACCTCCCCAATCTTTCTTGTCCCATTCACACACCTCTGTAAATCCACCGGGTTGCTGAAGTAGTTAAAACGCACAGTCGGGTTCACTGCAATATCCGTGGAGGCTAACCTAAGTGTCCCGGCAGACAATGGTCCTATAATCTTCTCCATAATGCTTGCAACACTATAATGCATATGAGCAGGCCTCGTGAAAGTAGAATGTACAGGGCTAGTAATCCCAACCACATTAGATGATGCTTCAAGATAAGCACCAGAATCAGTAATCCCCACAACCTGTATAAGAGAATGCTGCAGTAACGTCGGTGAAATAAAAGATATCCCATTTCGAGGATTGTCATACAACAACTGTCCAACAAACGGAGAATGACAAACCACCGGTATCCCCCAAGACGAAAGATACCCCCTTGGACCAACACCACTCACCAGAAGCAAATGTGGACTACCTATAGCCCCTGCAGACAGAATAACCTCTCCGTTCTCCCTCAACATTGCACGATGATAATGTCCTGCATCATCCCTAAACACAACACCAATAGCAGCATTCGACTCATCAAACAAAACCCTCTCAACAGTAGCGTAAACACcaacttttatattatgttCTTTAGCCAGATTCAAAAGATCAGCAGCACTATGCCTATGACCCGAACTATTAAACGTGGACCCACCAATTTTGGTACCAATTACATGTCTTAAACTAAATCCATTAAAAGGCCTAATCCCTGCTTCTAATAGCCCATCCCGAAGAGCCCGTTGCCACGACTGCAACTCCGGTTGAAACACAATCGCTCTCTCAATCCATAGATACGATCTTTCAAGCACATTCAGATCAAAATCAATACCTGATCGGTTATAGAACTCATCATCCGCTCGGCTATAAAATCCTGCATTAATCGCGCTACTGCCACCAAGAACACGTCCTCGAGCATTTGGAACGCCTTCTTCCGATTCAAACGCCTGTGCCGGAGAATACGACGAGTCGACTCGCCTAAGAGTGGATATAAACCCTTCTTGGCGCATCACGTTAGGGTTTGTATGTGGCATACCACCTCTTTCAAGAAGCAACACACGGTGGCTGATTGATAATGTGGCGGCTAACGGACAACCGGCGGTTCCGCCGCCGACTATTATGTAATCGTAGGTTTCTTCCGGCGGTAACGCGGTGGCGTTCACGACAAACGCCGAGTAAATCGGACCTGAAAATGCAATAAATTAAGTGAATCAATTAACTGATatgtacgtatatatgtatataaccgtatatgtatgtatacactTACTTTGACataatgatgatgaaattagagagaagaagaagatgatgaatgtGATGATTGACGCCATTATTGGGGGGAAAAGGATATGGAAATTAGGGTTTGTGATTcatgaaataactaaaatgtAATCTGAAAAAAAAGGTTGATAGTTGTGAAATTGGGGTTTTTGGTGGGTTGTGGACGGAAGTTGAATCGAAGTATTTTGGTGGGAAATTCAGTTATCGATTATTGTATTCTTTCTACATTTCTGATCCTTTGTCTAAATCAGTCATTATTgggaacaataataataaaaagaaatccTTTCAACTTTTAagcataaataaacaaaattttaaaaactttaaccTTGGCTCCGAACAAGCTTTTCATacatgtaaaaaagaaaaaggtaaaaaaaaattgttcaacGTTGTCTTTCATAGATTTTGGGCCCATACATATCAATGGTACATGGGCTTAATGATTTGAATATTATGTAGACGTTTATTGATAGTATATGTTTGTGTACAAAGCTTGGATCGGGCTTTAGGCTTCGCTCGGCTTAGCCAGGTCATATTAAACTTTCGGCTGGTTTTTTATTAGGTTCTTAGGCCGGGCCTAGTCCCGTGCTTGGACTTTAGCTAGCTCATTTGTGTACCTCTATTAGCCGTATACACAATTCAATTGATGAATGCTTACGTAGTTACATATGTTTGAAACAATTTCGAAAGAATGTTTATGATATACATGTGAGTTGTGACTACACTGTATATAGAAAACATAAGTATAACATTTGATGTTTGAAACAATTTCCACAATATATGTTTGGTGTCTTTGAATGTATATTGGCCATGAAAAATTATTCATTGACACTAAATAGAATAGATTTAATCAATATTGGCCATGAATCGAGAAATCATAGCTATCCCACAATGTCTTTATTGTTATCACTCGGTGTTTTTCAAACTCATTGGACAATAGTAAATATGTCATTCTATGTTTGATAAACTTATTAGACACAATACTAAAAATATCAAGCCACAcctcatagtttttttttaagaaaaaagaatGTAATGTATGCATATTGGATAAACCATATTGCTTAAACTGATTGTAGAAGACTGATTGGCTGAAGGTATAAGAATAAGATACGTAAAACTGTAAAAGTAATGCTCTTTAATACGAGTTACTCCTATTTATGACGAGTGATGAATTTTTGCCAAGATGCTTGATATAAACAGCTTTATGAAACTAACAACTCAATAATATCCATAGATGGATTGGTATATGGTGGAGTCTATGGCTGTGAGGTCTTAAGATCAAatcctataataataataataataataataataaatacaatTTTCGAGCTGATTTTGTAGGACATATTCGACAACTTCTGACATTTTGGTTGGCATATTTTCCAAATGATAtgcaatattttatttaatgggAGTGATATTCTCACTCCACAAATTGGAAGGATTCCCTAACAACAATCCGTATTTTACACGAATGAACACTGTGCAATAAAATACGTATATATGTTGTCGATGGATAGAGGGTGTTGTGAGAATATCACTactctttatattttttttttggaaagatGAATTTCGCTTAAATTTTGTGTTGTGATTCCAGAACGAAAggtctagcttacgttgtcttaaccggattcGTGCTAGATAGTTGTCTCGaaatagaaatgtctatttcaaatacccgataggggaaaaaacccctactaatccacAAGAAAGCATGACGATTAATAGGGTTAAACTCCACCCCTTCATACTTAAACCTGGATATACCCAAGTTAAACCCTAATAAAAAGACTTCTTATGTTCTCTCTAAAGCTTAAACACAAAACCTCATGAATAAAAGGATgatctttcaaccattgagctaatgctATGTAATCTTAGGTTTTCTAAAATTACTTATCTtactcgtttttttttttaaatatgaccttttatatatatatacttactagtGTTCAGGCTCGTATAacggacgggtagtctcaaaattattaatcaaagctaatatGATTTGAGCAACCATTAAtataaccaatatcacaacttaatcaatacgaaagctaaagaataaacatatgaaaattaactttcatataaatattgatttcagattaccctttttttcaaacttagttaaatacaaaaatttgcaacaaaatatataatttgaaaaatacatattaattcatcaacaaagaccatctttaacgttttgattttcttcgggttgttccactccgaaacagtccatataTGCGCAAatgattaacatgtgttggcttaagatcttcgagactaactaatgtggtcttatttttttttgttgaaaaagaagtcataatgaacctataatggattaaaagagataataataacaattacataagaattcaatgttaaataataataataattaaatatgaacaaagtatataaattaaaaaaccctTTTGGTAAtcgattgaattttttttttttttttttttgccgtaggtattttttttggttgagaatatgtgagggtttttctaacttgtatatatataataataaattttggaAGACTTTGAaggatatttttttattatttaacataaAAGTCGACCATTTAtaataaatactaaaaaataaaggattaataaggagagatGATTAAGCTCAAATAGGAGGATTAAGgatgtcaagtgtacccccaaaCCTCCCATTTTAGTATATTAGGATTAAGGATGTCAAATGTAcgtgattatatatttttgattcagatttttttttttttaattataaaatttaaggtAATTGTTAACATAAAATAAAGTGTTATACACTAACGGctgataattatatttaagaaTGGATTACAAATATAGAGCCAAAATCTTTTTTAGATAAGTAAAGAATTTGTTTTGCCGAACTTACTAATATACGGAGTATGTTTCTCAAGTTAAGTAGTTTAACCACTAAAGTATTATGAtaactaaaaaggtaaaaggtATTCCTAGTTATAGAAGTCTTTCACAATGTTGAATCCTATTATTTTTTTGGATAAGCTAGTATGACTGCTATGGCAAAGTAGTCCTAGTTATTTGATGTAACTATTTTATGTAATTCTTTGATTTCTTTTAGTATTTCGCCGAAAACATTGTTAATGTAAttgctttaaaataaaataaaaaaaagtaaaaacatgtTTACAGCAATATTTACTCTCTTCAATAGTTCATATTAGGATGGATATTTATGCCCATCTATGTTCAAACGCATGTTGGAAGTTACATGTTTTATGTAGTCGTTTTGGAAGCATAGAAATCACATTGATATTGGGATAGGGACGAAGCATGTGCTGATGTATTTCATTCCATCACCTCGTTATCATTTTTTTGGATATCAAGTCGAAATAGGAAAGCTAAACTCCTATGGTCTTTATGAACAATGAGTCCATCACTTTTATTGTAATTGTATCTTTATTTCTTGTTGTTTCAGCATCTTGCCGGattatattttaaatagaaTAAGGGCTCTTTAAAAAGAAGATGTGATTTTAACATggaatatataaatttttttaatgtacgCTAATGACAGCTCATACAAATATACAACTATAGTTAACATTTTGCAAATAGGATTGTTCGTATAGTTGGGATTATTTACGAAGAGAAAACATTGTTGAATACAACACGAATCCGTTAACATTTTTCAAATAGGATTGTTCATAAAGTCGGGACTATTTACGAGGAGAAAACATTATTGAATATAGCAATTatccgtttaaaaaaaaaactgaataatgaaagaaaaacaaagaaacGAACTAAAAAAGATTGATATCCGCAACAGTAAGAATGATTGACTTTTGTTTTGAGTTTCGGAAAGTAAACTCTTTTATTATCGAACAGTATGTATTGACCGACTCAAACTCGATATGCAAGTCATCAccaaatttctttttatatgttttaagattTGAAAGTAGTCTTGATGTATAATAAACTCGAGATCGGATATTATAAGACGATTTCTTGGTAGATGAAATCTCATCCATGCGTGATTAATTAAAACACATGAAGATTTAAAATTACATCATCTTTGTTAAATTACTCAgttataactaattatttataattactAGATTAAAAACTATTTATCATCGGTCTCTTATTGACTCGCCTAAAATCCTCAATGCCACATGATATAAATCGCTTAACACTATGATTAAaagagtataaaataaatttggaatattatttttttttttcaagttgtaTGTCTGTCGTCACGTACTATTCACTATTATATCATCATGGTAAATTTATTCATAACCGATGCTTCACAAAGTATATTGATTGATGGGTTTTGTCAATGACAACCCTAGTCATTAACGTGCATAAAgtagttatatttttattattaaccgGGTTTGCGCTAGAGAGCTTCTCGaagtaaaaatgtctatttcaaatacctaaTGGAagaaaccccctactaatccgcccgaaagcacgacgattaataggagcAAAACAATGTCCTCTCAGATATTCAAAATGTGCGTTTGATATAAAAGATACAAGTTATTTATCTATACTCATTTATAATACAAACTAaggattttatttttggaatctcttaatctcttaaaatatttatagcATACATCTTTAATCTACTAAATTACCTTCATTAATTCTTTAAATcacataaattattttacatcaattatctatcttaCTCACCCTCGTTGCCACTACAAGTCGCCACCACTCCCACCGACACGCCGCCGCctacaccgccgcattgcgcgggtattcGTCTAGTGTTGATTATTAAGAGTTCTTTAAGCTGtaattaaaaaatcttttatttatgaaaagtGATTAATCAATCTAACAAATTAACCTAATAATATGACGATAACAtttgatataattaaaagtaaaattttggAAAGCCATATGAGTAGATTCTACTTGACGATAAAGGCTTTAAAATTGATTATTGTATACTTGGCcttcatttatttttcaaatatttacaTTGAAATTGAATATGATTGATGAATAATTGAAACTATGTTTTGTTTGGTTGATAGTAGAAGTCTTAATTACGGTTGTAGTtgacttttcatttttctttatattcatttttattaGTCGTAATTAATGCTTTATTTCTTATCTATGATGTACATGGAGTAATTAAACACTTGATAACAATAAAAGTCCACTCGACCCCCTCGTCCAGATTTAGGCTGGGCAGATCAATCCTGGGGTAACTCTTACTTGGCTGCTTCATTGGCATATGAGACATCACACTCACCCACCAGGCCACCAATACATACCCATCCAACACTAGCTAAACTAATTCAAATCAACCTAACGGATTAGTTTACACAAATCCAACACTAGTTTTGGATGtcaatattattgttgtattcCTAAATTTGATCTATTTTTACACGGTTTTATCAACTTATGTCTCCCGACACATCTTGATGAACATTTACAAATCTCAATATTTGACTAAAACATGTAAGTATAGTTAAGGTAAATATACCTTTATTATTcatgttaaaaagtaatttcTAGATCAATTTAACAATAACCAAGTAAAAGTACGATAAGTAAAGTTTCAAGATGATTAGTTGTTATAATCGGTAAGAATGTAGTATTCTACTTAGCTAGaaacatttaatcatttatttagtTACGGTCTAATTAATTTTAAGATGTGATTGTCGATTTCAAAATGGTTTGACATTAGGTTGTTCTTGTTTCTCAATCTAACGGagttttttatttcaaattgaTTTAGCTCCAAATTTCCAATATTAAGCATCATACTTGAGCTTCGTGGGGATAAATCCAATGACACAGTGCTTGCAAatgaagattaaaaacaataatcaaCATAAATGATAAATCTCTATTGAAATACAACCAAATTCTGATAAGCAGATGAAGCATCTTATTTGTTATTTCCATTAAATAAAGTGCAATTATTATATTAAgctatattttattaaatgaaataaataattacTCAGAAATTATACTATTGTAGATTCCTCTTCTATAGGTCTCATCAACATCGATTCTCTCTTTTTCATGATAGCAACCCTCCATAGAATTATTTTGTcacctctttttttcttttcttttttatcttttcaaatttctaacatatctttatctttacaatattaatattacaaAGCATTTTAGCTTTCTATATATGATATGCCataatattaagattttaaaatggtCAAAATGTTCTTAATATATCcttaatcaattaatttataatatttatcttttaactcttaaaataattacattaccATTTTTATATCAATACCTTACACCTTTCGTCGTCGCCATCAACACACCAGTCACCACCATCGCCACCAACACACGACCACCGTCACCACCCACCGCAATATCGTGCGGGCATCCGTCTAGTTATTTATGGTAATGAACgtacttcattattttttaagcGTACATCATcaaatacatttatttaaatgttataaaataatGTGAAACATGTGTGGTATGTGCGTGGTATATATGGTATACAAATCTTTACCTTATTCTTTAACTAAAAATCGTATTgcatataaataaattacatttgtATGATAGCATTTTCTCCCCGAACAAAAATTGATAGACTTCTatcaaacattaattattacGTATTTGTTATAATGGAGCTAATCTCGCGAACAATATATTTAAATCGatattttatatctatcaaTAGACTAAAATAAGATTGACATGTTCTTAAAAcaacacgtggcgtaatccatGCTCGACACAtgttcatttaattaatttattttgttaagttagcttttttagttgtatataaattcaatttccttattagacttagaattaaactctaactcttgacttattaatattaaagacattataactttatttaattgataaggtaaattcaaaactctaactaaacatatattatatttatcattactgtttattataatttaacttcAATTATCAATTTAccttaaccacaatttattttatacctGCGAATCATGTATGCGACATATTTGAATTTCcttatgatacaatatatataattaccgtacatcgtacgggtattaggactagtaccATATATATTACCTTAGTACTTGCTATtcatttagatatatatagcgAAATTTGACTCCTACTCAAGTTCATAtttgaattatttttaattgttttttgtttatgtgGCTTTTGAACAAGTTTTCTTGTTTATGATTTTGCATTCCATGATTCACGTATTCACACATACATTGTTGGATGGACCATGTTGGTACATAATAATTTGTATATAAAGTTAATgtcttttgatatatatatatatatatattgaaaatttattttgagaacccttttttttgcgacaacttttcaaatcaagcccaaccaattgttattctttacatgaaaattgttttttgattgtttataTGAATactttatgtgtaattttgaagtttataattgtgtggaagcatggattatcatccgttatgcaattatatggagatttggattcttgattacatgtgcacgaatattgctatgatcacatgtatgcaagttgatcacatataatcatagcaatattcatgcacatgtgatcaaaaatccaaatctccacataattgtataacggatgataatccatgctccacaaaattataaactttaaaatttattcagaaaacaataaaaaacaattttcatgtaaagaagaATCATCAATTGGggttgatttgaaaagttattaaaagttctcgaaaaaaaaattctcaaaataactttatcctatatatatatatatatatattaacataaatTTAGAAACATAAAATCACTAACTAGAGTGTCTATTGGGACTCACATTATTAATATCATCATCGTAGCATTACAAGTTCTTTTGTATGATTATTACACAAATTTTACACTACCAATGTTGAAGCTCTCATATGTGTAACGCAATAATGTATAGAGGAAATGCTCACTACAACAATATTTTGTTCCTTTTCCTAGTAAATTATGTGTAATTTCGTTTATTCGTGACTTCATTTATAAGTAAAGCATCAAAAGTACTTGTATGTATCCATCCGAGAGATACCCAATGTTCACTTTACTATATATAGCACATAACACATTTTGACGATCATAGAATCATAGTGTATATGTATCAAAACAAACAATATCACGTAAACCAATCACGTGGCCTATAAagaaataatgataatgattatacATAAAAGTCAAACACGACTCTTTCATCTTACTTCGAAAGTACTTATTATGTACCATTATTAGagaaatttacgagctcgataaTCAATTTACTATATATTTGATACTAGTACTAATACCCGTACGTGTTACACGGTCAACTcataattgtttatttttgtattttatattataataaatatatattaacagCCATTATGTCTAACCAGAGGTAgcaataaattatataatataatttatataatacctACGCAATGCGGTGATAGGGAAGGCGGGAagtgatccctacacaacactttttagccatacacaacaaatatatgcattatatgcttgtactgtacaactgtataatgcATACAGTGTTGTGTATGGCTAAAAAGTGTTGTATAGGGATCATTTTCCGTCTATTAATAAATAATCATCAACTAACTAATAACAATAACCAAGAAAACTTGACATAGCCAATGTActtaaaacaatataattaaaacttaTCTTATTTACGATAGTATCATCTTAGATATTACTTAGTTATATATGAGCAACTTTGCATTGGTATGATTGTGCTTCTGGTTGAGGCAACGTTGTCGAATTGCTAAGATTGCTTGAACGATTAATGAATGTTGAGTTTAATGTCaaagaataaatataagataaactttaaaattttaattagatATGGAGAACAACAAATAGGTTTAATTTAGAATTTCAATTAGATACAAATTCCAACTAATAGTTATCTATGTAGTAGTTattgtataataatatttattttatttaaagtaatttatttattttaaaatttttaaaataaaaagtaacacGTGTCATTTATATAATGTGTCATAtgtcgttttaaaaaaatatcaatcatgttttaatatattggtagatatgtcATATTCACGTTATCAATAATACATGTAGTAAAACATCAAGTTTGCTGCGTAAATAACTAAGGCCATCAT
The sequence above is drawn from the Erigeron canadensis isolate Cc75 chromosome 4, C_canadensis_v1, whole genome shotgun sequence genome and encodes:
- the LOC122597922 gene encoding (R)-mandelonitrile lyase-like, translating into MASIITFIIFFFSLISSSLCQSPIYSAFVVNATALPPEETYDYIIVGGGTAGCPLAATLSISHRVLLLERGGMPHTNPNVMRQEGFISTLRRVDSSYSPAQAFESEEGVPNARGRVLGGSSAINAGFYSRADDEFYNRSGIDFDLNVLERSYLWIERAIVFQPELQSWQRALRDGLLEAGIRPFNGFSLRHVIGTKIGGSTFNSSGHRHSAADLLNLAKEHNIKVGVYATVERVLFDESNAAIGVVFRDDAGHYHRAMLRENGEVILSAGAIGSPHLLLVSGVGPRGYLSSWGIPVVCHSPFVGQLLYDNPRNGISFISPTLLQHSLIQVVGITDSGAYLEASSNVVGITSPVHSTFTRPAHMHYSVASIMEKIIGPLSAGTLRLASTDIAVNPTVRFNYFSNPVDLQRCVNGTRKIGEVLRSRAMSGFRFWRYPRAEFRFVGASLPANQSSDEEMGEFCRRTVNTIWHYHGGCVVGRVVDSNLRVLGVGSLRVIDGSVLSISPGTNPQATVLMLGRHMGLKILRDRMRKSST